A region of the Kaistia geumhonensis genome:
GCAGGAAATAGGCGGCATGGCTCTCGCGCTCGGCGAAGATCGCGACGAGCACGTTGGCGCCGGTCACTTCTTCGCGACCGGACGACTGGACATGGATCACGGCGCGCTGGATCACGCGCTGGAAGCCGGCGGTCGGCTTCGAATCCTCCTCGGGGCCGCGCGCGAGATTGGCAAGCTCGGTGTCGATATAGTCGACGAGGCTGCGCTTCAGCACGTCGAGATCGACATTGCAGGCCCGCATGACGGCCGCCGCGTCCTGATCCTCGATCAGCGCGAGGAGCAGGTGTTCCAGCGTCGCATATTCCTGGTGGCGCTCGTTGGCGAAAGCGAGAGCCTGATGAAGTGCCTTTTCAAGGCTTCTGGAGAATGACGGCACGGTAGGACCTCACTTCCTTTCCATCACGCATTGCAGCGGATGCTGGTGTTTGCGCGCGAAATCCATCACCTGCGTGACCTTTGTCTCGGCCACTTCATAGGTGAATACTCCGCACTCCCCCACGCCATGCTGATGCACGTGCAGCATGATCGCCGTCGCTTCTTCCCTGGACTTGTTGAAGAACCTCTCGAGGACATGCACGACGAATTCCATCGGCGTGTAGTCGTCGTTCAGCAGAAGCACGCGGTAAAGGCTCGGCCGCTTGGTCTTCGGCTTCGCCTTCGTGGCGATGCCGGTGCCGGTATCGCCATCCTCGGGTCGACGGATGTCCTTGCTCATGTCAGACCGATCGCACGTGGCATAAGGGAATCCTGCCGACAAACTCGCTGCAGTGCAATCGCATAGTTGGGCGAATGCGGACCGGCGTCCAGAGAGATCGGCGCTGGGGGTGATGAGGCCTATATGGGATCGCGCGGAAGCGAAAAAAGAGGGACGCCGACGCCTCGTCAGACCGGTGCGACGGCGTGGAACCAACTGCCCGAAACGAGACCGCGGCGCCCCCCGCCCGGTCCAAGCGGCCGGCCCGCCGCATCGGCGATCTCGGCGAAGGGCGCGTCGCTGCCGCCCTCGATCTCGCACGCATAGTGGAACTCGTGACCGCGGACGAGGCCGCCGGCCGGCCCGAGCGGACTATCGGCTAGGAGGCGCGCCTCGCGATAGCCGAGCGACAGGCGGCGAGTCTCGAAGCTCGTTGCATGCGAGAGCAGCCCCGCCATCCGATGCCCCTCCCCCGCCGCATCGACCAGCATTTCGCCGAGCACCATGTAGCCGCCGCACTCGCCATGGACGGGCCGCGTCATCGCGAAGCGGCGGAGCCCCTCGAGAAAGGTCTCGTTGGCGGCGAGACGGCCGGCATGCAGCTCCGGATAGCCGCCCGGCAGCCAGCAGGCGTCGCAATCGTCTGCGGGCGGTTCGTTGCCGAGCGGCGAGAAGGGGACGATCTCGGCCCCCTCGCCGCGCCAGCCTTCGAGGAGATGCGGATAGACGAAGGAAAAGGCCGCGTCGCGGGCGAGCGCGATGCGCCGGCCCGGCGGCGGCAGCCGGCGAGCTGCCCCGGTCGCGATGCGCAGTGGCTCGGCGAGCGCGACGAGCGCATCGCAGTCGATGCTGCGTTCGACGAGGTCGGACGCGGCGGCGAGGCGCGCCGCCAGATCGGCCTGCTCCTCGGCCTGGACGAGCCCGAGATGGCGCTCGGGCAGTGCGAGCGCCGCATCGCGCGGAACGGCCCCCAGCACCGGCAGGTCGATCTCGGCGACGGCACCGGCGATGAGCGCCCGGTGGCGCTCGCTCGCCACGCGGTTGAGGATCACGCCGGCGACGCGCACGCCCGGTTCATGCGCCATCAGCCCGCGCAGCACGGCGGCGACCGTCTGCGACTGGCCGGAGACATCGAGCACCGGCACGACCGGCAGGCCGAAGCGGGCGGCGAGGTCCGCGGTCGCGCCGCGCCGGCCGCGCGGCCCGGCCACCCCGTCGAAGAGACCGAGCGCCCCCTCGACGATGAAGAGATCTGCGCGCGCCGACGCACTCGTCGCAACGGCGTCGAGAAGCTCCGGCGGCATCGCCCAGCTGTCGAGATTGGGGCTCGGCCTTCCCGCCGCCAGCGCATGAAAGGCGGGATCGATGTAATCGGGCCCGCTCTTCGCGGTCGCGACGGCAAGCCCCCGGCGCCGCAGCGCCGCGACCAGCGCGGTGGCGACGACAGTCTTTCCCGAGCCCGATCGGATCGCCGACAGAATGAGACCGCGGGTGGTCATGACCGCCTTTCGTGACGGAAGCAGCTGGGGGCGGTATAGAGGACGCCGTGTCCGAGGATCAACACGCAGCCGATGAGACGACGGATGACGACGTTCCGGCCGGCCCGCTGAGGCGCGGCTGGACGACGGGAAGCTGCGCCGCGGCGGCGGCCAAGGCGGCCTGTTCCGCGCTGGTCGGCCACGGATTTCCCGATCCCGTCGAAATTCCGCTGCCGCGCGGCGGACGCGCCGCCTTCGCGCTGGCGACCACCGCGCTTTCGGGCGACACGGCGAGCGTCGGCATCGTCAAGGACGCGGGCGACGATCCGGACGTGACGCATGGCGCGCTCGTAGTGGCGACGCTGCGGCGCGGGGCGCCGGGCTCGGGCCTCCGCTTCGCCGCCGGCCCGGGCGTCGGCACCGTCACCCGGCCTGGCCTCGCGCTCGCACCGGGCGAGCCGGCGATCAATCCCGTCCCGCGGGCGATGATCCGCGCGGCGCTCGCCGAGGTCCACGACGCGCCTGACGATCTCGTCGTCGAGATCGCGATCCCGGGTGGCGAGCAACTGGCCGAGCGCACGCTGAACGGCCGGCTCGGCATTCTCGGCGGCCTCTCGGTGCTCGGGACGACCGGCATCGTCATTCCCTATTCCTGCTCGTCCTGGATTCACTCGATCCATCGCGGCATCGACGTCGCCCGGGCAACCGGCCTCACCCATGTCGCGGGCTCCACCGGTTCGACCTCCGAGGCGGCGGTCAAGGCTCTTTACGGGCTGCCCGACGAGGCGCTGCTCGAGATGGGCGATTTCGTCGGCGGCATGCTCAAATATCTCAAGGCCCATCCCGTGCCGCGTGTCACCATCGCGGGCGGCATCGGCAAGATGGCCAAGCTCGGCCAGGGCCTGCTCGACCTCCATTCGAAGCGCGGCAGCGTCGATCTCGCCTTCCTCGCCCGCCTTGCGACCGCGCATGGCGGCGACCCGGCCCTTGCGGCCGCGATCACGACGGCCAATACGGCGGCCGAGGCCTTCTCCCTGGCCGGACGTCGGGACATCGATCTCGGCGCCGCCATTGCCGAGGCCGCGCATGTCACGGCGGCAAAGGTCGTGACCGGCGCGGGCATCGCGCTCGACGTCCTCGTCTTCGACCGCGACGGCGCACTCGTCGGGCGCTCCTCCGGCTAGTTGCGCGGCCGTCGAGGCCATTGACTCCGCCGTAAACGCCTACCCACAGTTGCAGCGACAGATATCGGGCTGCATCGGAGGAAGGCTATGCACCGCATCGGGGAGTTCGAAGTGGCGTACACGGGCCGCAACACGTGGCGGGCGTACATCTACAAGGACGGCGAGGTCATCGACATCGCGCCCGTGGCTTGGCTGGACAACTATGACGACAGCGAAAGGCGCATCGCCGTCAGCTTTCGAAAAAAGTACCGCAAGGAAATGGAGGAGCGATCCGCCAGTGGAGCGCACTTCAAGGTCGTCGTAGGTGAGGCAGCAGAACCAAAGATCCCTGGAAAGTTCAGGAACAGCAGGCGCCTCGTGAAGATCGTCGAGGTCGTTTCGACAGGTGAGCCGGAGCTTGATCCCGACCATCCCGAGTGGGACCAAGGCGTCTGGTGCCGCGAGATTCGGACTATCGCTTCCGTAGAGTGACCCACCGCGCCCACGCCACCCAAGGCGTTGCTTCGAAATACCCCCTCCCGTGTCCCCTCACCAGCACCACGCCTGCCATCCACAGGGGCGCGCGGTTTCCTCATTGCCGAAACGAAAACAAAGTGATTTATTGCCGCCCAAGCGCCGCAGACAGGCGTGTCGGGACCGGCGGGAGGCCGGTTCCGGATTGGAAACCGCTTCTTGAGGAGTTGCGAGACATGAGAAGATCCCTCCGCGTCGCCCTTCTGGCGACCGTGGCGACCTGCTTCGCCGGTGCGGCGCTGGCCCAGGACCTCATCACCAAGGACCGTGTCGGTCCGGCCGACGCGCCGAAGACGCTGACCTTCCGCCTCACCGGCGACGGCCCGGGCAACACCGATCCGGCCTATGCCGAGGCCTACAAGAAGGTCTTCGTCGACTTCATCCAGAAGCATCCCGGCTGGCAGATCAAGCTGGAGCGGATGTCCGACAATATCGGCCAGGAGCAGGCGCGCATGCTGGAGCAGGCGAAGTCGGGCTCGGGCCCGGACTGCGCCGCGGTCGACAGCTTCGTGCTGGCACTCTTCATGAACGCCGGCGTTCTGAAGCCGCTCAACGAGTACTTCACGCAGGCCGAGATCGACGACCTCTTCCCGTTCGTCCGCGAGGGCATCACGGGCAAGGACGGCAAGATCTATGCCTGGTGGTGGGGCACCGATCTGCGTGTTCTCTATCGCAACAAGGACATCGTCCCGACCGCGCCCGAGACCTGGGAAGAGCTGAAGGCTGCGGCCATCGCTTCCAAGGACAAGGGCATGGAAGGCGTGCTCGTCAATGGCGGCCGCTGGGAAGGCACCACCTTCGACTGGCTCGCCAATTTCTGGGCCCAGGGCGGCAAGCTCGTCGACGAGAACGGCAAGCCGATCTTCGCCGAAGGCGAGAACCGCGAGAAGTTCCTGAAGGCCGTCAACTACTTCAAGGACCTCGTCGACTCGGGCGCCGCTCCGAAGCGCGTCGCCACGATCGTCAACTACGACGAGTTCAACGCCGCCGCGACGGCCGGCACCACCGCCCTCTTCATCGGCGGCAACTGGCAGCTCGCCCAGCTCAAGAACACGATGGAGCCGGAAGAGTTCGCCAAGTGGACCTTCTCGCCGATTCCCGGCCCGACCAAGGACCAGCGTTCGACGGGCACCGGCGGCTGGACGGTCGGCGCCTTCTCGAACGACCCTGAGAAGGTCGCCCTCTGCGCCGCCATCGCCAAGGATATCTATGCCGGTCCCGGCAACGAGATCCAGCAGCAGCTGCCGACCTCGAAGGCGATCTTCAACAAGTACGACGTCTTCAAGTCGGAAGCGAACCAGGCCTTCGCGGCCGCGCTGGTCGACGGCCAGGCCCGTCCGGGCGTGCCGATCTATCCCGAGATCTCGAACCAGATCCAGGTGATGATGGGCGACGTGCTGACCGGCGCCAAGACGCCGGAAGCCGCTCTCGACGCGGCCAACGCCGCCGTCCAGGCCGCCTATTCGCGCCTCTGAGGCGATAGCGCCAGAATGAGCTCGGTCCCGGCGGAAACCCGCCGGGACCTTGCATCTCGACGAAAATCTGACGGACGCACGGACGCATTGGCGAGGAGGCCTGCGGCATGACGGTGAGTGAGGCAGCCATTGCGGGCCGGCGCGGCAGCATGCCCCGATCCAGCCTCATGCGGCGCATCGAGGAGAATCCCTTCTCCTGGCTGCTGCCGGTCGCGATCCTGCTCGGCGTCTTCTACCTCTACCCGATCTTCGACGTGCTGCGCCTCGCCTTCACCAATGCGAGCCTGCGCGGCGGCGAGGAGCACTACACGGTCGATTCCTTCGTCGCGCTGATCGCCAATCCGGCGCTGCCCGACATCCTGTGGACCACCTTCGTCTTCACGGCCGGCAGCGTCATCGGCCAGCAGTTCTTCGGGCTCGGCATCGCCGTGCTCGTGATGCGCGGCGAGCGGCGCCGCCTCTACGGCATGACCGCGCTGCGCACGATCGTGCTGATCGCCTGGGTCATCCCCGGCATCGCCAACGGCCTCATCTGGCAGATGCTGTTCAGCGAGGCGCCGTTCGGCGCCATCAACAGCGTGCTGCGCATGATGTCGATCCAGCCGGTCGCCTGGCTGTCGGATCCCGGCATCGCCATGATCTCGGCGATCGTCTCCAATGTCTGGCGCGGCACCGCCTTCTCGATGATCGTGTTCTATGCTGCGCTGAAGGGCATCGACCCGACGCTCTACGAGGCGGCGAGCGTCGACGGCGCCAATGGCTGGCAGCGCTTCCGCTTCATCACGCTGCCGCAGATGCGCGCCGCGATCCTCGTCAACTCGATCCTCATCACCATCGCGACGCTCAACACCTTCGACGCGATCATCTCGCTGACCGGCGGCGGCCCCGGCCGCGCCACCGAGGTGCTGTCGCTCTACACGTTCAACACCGTGTTCCGGAACCTCGACCTCGCGGGCGGCAGCGTGCTCTCCGTGCTGATGCTCGTCATCAGCCTCGTGCTCGCCGTCGGCTATGCGTCGTTCCTGCCGCGCCGGGAGGCCAACGAATGACTTCGGAATCCCGCGAAAAGCTCTGGGACCTCGCGACCTATCTGATCGCGATCATCATCGCCGCCTTCTTCCTGGTGCCCCTGCTCTGGCTGCTGTCGCTGGCGCTGCGGACGCGGCAGGAAGTCTTCCTCGGCGCCAGCCGGTTCATCCCGAAGCGGCCGACGCTCGGCAATTTCGAGCAGATTCTCTCCGACCCGGCCTTCATCAACTATCTCTGGAACGGGCTGAAGCTCTCGGCGCTCGGCGGCATCGGCTGCCTGATCGTCGCCGCGCCCGCCGCCTATGCGTTCTCGCGCTTCCACTTCCAGAGCCGCAGCTCGCTCATGATGTCGATCCTGGCCTTCCAGATGGTGTCGCCGCTCGTCATCCTCGTTCCGCTCTACCGCTACATGGCCTCGCTCGGCCTTCTCGACGGCCATTTTGGCGTCACCATGATCTATATCGCGGTGAGCCTTCCCATGGCGGTCTGGCTGCTCAAGAGCTCGATCGACGGCATTCCGAAGTCGCTGGAGGAAGCAGCCCAGATCGACGGCTGCTCGCGCTTCGGCATCTTCTGGCGGATAACGCTGCCGCTCGTGGCGCCCGGCCTCGCTTCGGCCTTCATCCTCATCATGATCCTCAACTGGTCGCAGTTCCTCGTTCCGTTCCTGCTGCTGACCACCGATTCCAAGCTGCCGATCTCGGTCGCGATCTTCACCTTCGCCGGCACGTCCAGTGCGTCGTCGACGCAGGTGCTGGCGGCCGCCTGTCTCGTCGCCGTCGTGCCGGCCATCGTCGCCTTCCTGCTCCTCCAGCGGATGATCGTCGGTGCGCTGACCGCCGGAGCCGTGAAGGGCTGACCGGCCGCCTTCATCCCCGATACCCCCCTCAGGAGAGAGAATTCCGATGGCCCTCACCCTCCAGCAGCGGCTGGATCGCATCAATGTGCGCGTCGAGGAACTGTCGTTCTGGCGCGAGCGCGAGACGGCCCCGGTCGAAGGCTGGACCTTCGATGGCGAGCCGATCGCCCTCGGCGGCTTCTGGCCGCGCCGAGACGGCGTCAGGAAGCTCGCCGCGACCGCGGTCGTGCCGGATCACTGGAACCTCGCCGATACCCGCCTGATGCTGAATATCGGCGGCGAAAGCCTGATCGCGCTCTCGGCCGAGGGCGCCGAGACCGAGCGCTTCGGCCTCGACCCCAACCATCAGGAATTCCCGGTTCCCGGCAAGCGCTTCGCGATCGACATCGACGCCGTAGCCCGCCTGCCCTTCGGCGAGCCGGTGCGCGAGCCGCGCCTCACCAAGGCGCATGTGGCGCTGATCGACAAGCCGGTGCACGAACTGCATCTCCTGCTCATGCAGGTGTTCGAGGCCGCCACCTATCTCGGCGACCACGAGGTGGTGCCGCATCTCATCAAGGCGGCCGAGGAGACCTTCGCCGCGCTCGACTGGCCGTCGGCGACGGCCGACTATGTCGCGCGCACGGCGCCGCAGGCCGGCCAGCGGCGCATCTGGGAAATGCCCGAGCTGAGGGCCAATCCCGACGCGCTGCGTCAGGACCAGCGCGCCAGCGTCGTCGCCGCCCTCGAGGCTCTGCGCGAGAAGCTGAAGGCGCTGAAGGCCCGCTATCCGCAGCAGGGCAAGCTCGCCATCACCGGCCATGCCCATATCGAT
Encoded here:
- the clpS gene encoding ATP-dependent Clp protease adapter ClpS; translated protein: MSKDIRRPEDGDTGTGIATKAKPKTKRPSLYRVLLLNDDYTPMEFVVHVLERFFNKSREEATAIMLHVHQHGVGECGVFTYEVAETKVTQVMDFARKHQHPLQCVMERK
- a CDS encoding cobyrinate a,c-diamide synthase, with amino-acid sequence MTTRGLILSAIRSGSGKTVVATALVAALRRRGLAVATAKSGPDYIDPAFHALAAGRPSPNLDSWAMPPELLDAVATSASARADLFIVEGALGLFDGVAGPRGRRGATADLAARFGLPVVPVLDVSGQSQTVAAVLRGLMAHEPGVRVAGVILNRVASERHRALIAGAVAEIDLPVLGAVPRDAALALPERHLGLVQAEEQADLAARLAAASDLVERSIDCDALVALAEPLRIATGAARRLPPPGRRIALARDAAFSFVYPHLLEGWRGEGAEIVPFSPLGNEPPADDCDACWLPGGYPELHAGRLAANETFLEGLRRFAMTRPVHGECGGYMVLGEMLVDAAGEGHRMAGLLSHATSFETRRLSLGYREARLLADSPLGPAGGLVRGHEFHYACEIEGGSDAPFAEIADAAGRPLGPGGGRRGLVSGSWFHAVAPV
- a CDS encoding cobalt-precorrin-5B (C(1))-methyltransferase yields the protein MSEDQHAADETTDDDVPAGPLRRGWTTGSCAAAAAKAACSALVGHGFPDPVEIPLPRGGRAAFALATTALSGDTASVGIVKDAGDDPDVTHGALVVATLRRGAPGSGLRFAAGPGVGTVTRPGLALAPGEPAINPVPRAMIRAALAEVHDAPDDLVVEIAIPGGEQLAERTLNGRLGILGGLSVLGTTGIVIPYSCSSWIHSIHRGIDVARATGLTHVAGSTGSTSEAAVKALYGLPDEALLEMGDFVGGMLKYLKAHPVPRVTIAGGIGKMAKLGQGLLDLHSKRGSVDLAFLARLATAHGGDPALAAAITTANTAAEAFSLAGRRDIDLGAAIAEAAHVTAAKVVTGAGIALDVLVFDRDGALVGRSSG
- a CDS encoding extracellular solute-binding protein gives rise to the protein MRRSLRVALLATVATCFAGAALAQDLITKDRVGPADAPKTLTFRLTGDGPGNTDPAYAEAYKKVFVDFIQKHPGWQIKLERMSDNIGQEQARMLEQAKSGSGPDCAAVDSFVLALFMNAGVLKPLNEYFTQAEIDDLFPFVREGITGKDGKIYAWWWGTDLRVLYRNKDIVPTAPETWEELKAAAIASKDKGMEGVLVNGGRWEGTTFDWLANFWAQGGKLVDENGKPIFAEGENREKFLKAVNYFKDLVDSGAAPKRVATIVNYDEFNAAATAGTTALFIGGNWQLAQLKNTMEPEEFAKWTFSPIPGPTKDQRSTGTGGWTVGAFSNDPEKVALCAAIAKDIYAGPGNEIQQQLPTSKAIFNKYDVFKSEANQAFAAALVDGQARPGVPIYPEISNQIQVMMGDVLTGAKTPEAALDAANAAVQAAYSRL
- a CDS encoding carbohydrate ABC transporter permease: MRRIEENPFSWLLPVAILLGVFYLYPIFDVLRLAFTNASLRGGEEHYTVDSFVALIANPALPDILWTTFVFTAGSVIGQQFFGLGIAVLVMRGERRRLYGMTALRTIVLIAWVIPGIANGLIWQMLFSEAPFGAINSVLRMMSIQPVAWLSDPGIAMISAIVSNVWRGTAFSMIVFYAALKGIDPTLYEAASVDGANGWQRFRFITLPQMRAAILVNSILITIATLNTFDAIISLTGGGPGRATEVLSLYTFNTVFRNLDLAGGSVLSVLMLVISLVLAVGYASFLPRREANE
- a CDS encoding carbohydrate ABC transporter permease; protein product: MTSESREKLWDLATYLIAIIIAAFFLVPLLWLLSLALRTRQEVFLGASRFIPKRPTLGNFEQILSDPAFINYLWNGLKLSALGGIGCLIVAAPAAYAFSRFHFQSRSSLMMSILAFQMVSPLVILVPLYRYMASLGLLDGHFGVTMIYIAVSLPMAVWLLKSSIDGIPKSLEEAAQIDGCSRFGIFWRITLPLVAPGLASAFILIMILNWSQFLVPFLLLTTDSKLPISVAIFTFAGTSSASSTQVLAAACLVAVVPAIVAFLLLQRMIVGALTAGAVKG